From a region of the Methylomonas rapida genome:
- the minD gene encoding septum site-determining protein MinD translates to MARIIVVTSGKGGVGKTTTSAAIAMGLAKRGHKTAVIDFDVGLRNLDLIMGCERRVVYDLVNVINNEATLKQALIKDKRCDQLYILPASQTRDKDALTTEGVGKILEELAKDFKYIVCDSPAGIERGATLAMYFADDAFVVTNPEVSSVRDSDRMLGILASKSRRAERGEEPIKEYLLLTRYSPDRVKLGEMLSVDDVQEILSLHLLGVIPESKSVLNASNSGTPVILDEQSDAGQAYQDIVARYLGENKPHRFIEEEKKGLFSKLFGSK, encoded by the coding sequence TTGGCCAGAATAATCGTCGTAACGTCAGGAAAAGGTGGCGTGGGTAAGACCACAACCAGCGCGGCTATCGCAATGGGCCTGGCAAAGAGAGGCCATAAAACCGCGGTTATCGATTTTGATGTGGGTTTACGTAATCTTGATTTGATCATGGGTTGCGAGCGTCGAGTCGTCTATGATTTGGTTAACGTCATCAATAACGAGGCGACCCTGAAGCAGGCATTGATCAAGGACAAACGTTGCGATCAACTTTATATATTGCCCGCTTCGCAAACCCGCGACAAAGATGCGCTGACCACCGAAGGCGTGGGCAAAATCCTCGAAGAATTGGCAAAAGATTTTAAATACATCGTTTGCGACTCGCCGGCCGGCATCGAGCGTGGTGCTACCTTAGCCATGTATTTTGCCGACGACGCCTTTGTCGTGACCAATCCGGAAGTGTCCTCGGTGCGTGATTCCGATCGCATGTTGGGCATATTGGCCAGTAAATCGCGCCGCGCCGAAAGAGGCGAAGAACCGATTAAGGAATATTTGCTATTGACGCGCTACTCGCCTGATCGAGTGAAGCTCGGAGAAATGCTGAGCGTGGACGATGTCCAGGAAATTTTGTCGCTACATTTGTTGGGGGTGATTCCGGAGTCAAAATCGGTCTTGAATGCATCCAACTCGGGAACGCCGGTTATCTTGGACGAGCAAAGCGATGCGGGTCAAGCTTATCAAGACATCGTCGCGCGCTATTTAGGTGAGAATAAACCTCACCGTTTCATTGAGGAAGAGAAGAAAGGCTTGTTTAGCAAGTTATTCGGGAGTAAGTGA
- a CDS encoding RNA polymerase factor sigma-54: MKQSLQLRIGQSLTMTPQLQQAIKLLQMSTLDLQQEIQQALESNMMLEAEEEDLPTLEYREKKTENTDQVTSEGSQTDLPDELPVDVSWDDVYESMLPVGGDDAADSAEFETFRGKAQTLQDHLIWQLELTHVSERDYAIAVAIIDAINDDGYVAMDLNEIHQGLLEQLDDVEMDEVRAVLHMVQNFDPVGVAALDLADCLRLQLQQLPDDTPYKADALEFVCRHLELLATCDQNRLMKRVGFSEAQLKGVLALIRTLDPKPGARLQEADVEYVVPDVFVTKVKDQWQVTLNPDIAPKLRINPFYSGMIKRADNSQDNVSMKNHLQEARWFIKSLHSRNDTLLRVAKSIVEKQGDFFEHGPIAMKAMVLRDIAEELSLHESTISRVTTQKYMHTPQGVIEFKYFFSSHVGTDGGGECSATAIRALIKELVGNENPAKPLSDSKISDLLNEKGIQVARRTIAKYREAMSIPSTSQRKRLI, encoded by the coding sequence ATGAAGCAATCTTTACAACTCAGAATCGGGCAAAGCCTGACAATGACGCCGCAGTTGCAGCAGGCGATCAAGTTGTTGCAAATGTCGACTTTGGATTTGCAGCAGGAGATCCAGCAGGCGCTCGAGTCCAACATGATGCTGGAAGCGGAAGAAGAGGATTTGCCGACTCTGGAATATCGGGAAAAGAAAACCGAAAACACCGATCAAGTCACTAGCGAAGGCTCGCAAACCGATTTGCCGGATGAGTTGCCGGTCGATGTCAGCTGGGACGATGTCTATGAAAGCATGCTGCCGGTTGGTGGCGATGATGCGGCGGACAGCGCCGAGTTCGAGACTTTTCGCGGCAAGGCGCAAACCTTGCAGGACCATTTGATTTGGCAACTGGAACTAACCCACGTTTCGGAGCGTGACTACGCGATTGCGGTGGCCATCATCGATGCGATCAATGACGATGGCTATGTTGCCATGGACCTGAACGAGATTCATCAGGGTTTATTGGAGCAACTGGACGACGTGGAAATGGATGAGGTGCGGGCAGTGTTGCACATGGTTCAGAATTTCGATCCGGTGGGGGTTGCCGCTCTGGACTTGGCCGATTGCCTGCGTTTGCAGCTGCAGCAATTACCGGACGATACGCCGTATAAGGCAGACGCCTTGGAGTTTGTGTGCAGGCATCTGGAATTATTGGCGACTTGCGATCAAAATCGTTTGATGAAGCGGGTCGGCTTTAGCGAGGCGCAGTTGAAAGGCGTGCTGGCGCTGATCAGAACGCTAGATCCCAAGCCCGGCGCGCGCTTGCAGGAAGCCGACGTCGAGTATGTCGTGCCCGACGTCTTCGTCACCAAGGTCAAGGACCAATGGCAAGTGACCTTGAATCCGGATATCGCGCCCAAGCTGCGTATCAACCCGTTCTATTCCGGCATGATCAAACGTGCCGATAATAGCCAGGACAATGTCAGCATGAAAAACCATCTGCAGGAAGCGCGCTGGTTCATCAAGAGTTTGCACAGTCGCAACGACACCTTGCTGCGGGTCGCGAAAAGTATCGTCGAAAAACAGGGCGATTTTTTCGAACATGGCCCGATCGCGATGAAGGCCATGGTGCTGAGGGACATTGCCGAAGAATTGAGTTTGCACGAATCCACGATTTCCCGCGTCACCACGCAAAAATACATGCATACGCCGCAAGGCGTGATCGAATTTAAATATTTCTTCTCCAGTCATGTCGGCACGGACGGGGGGGGCGAGTGCTCGGCTACGGCGATAAGGGCACTGATAAAAGAGTTGGTCGGCAACGAAAATCCGGCCAAACCATTAAGCGATAGTAAAATATCCGACTTATTGAATGAGAAGGGCATCCAAGTGGCGCGTCGCACCATTGCCAAATATCGCGAAGCCATGTCGATTCCTTCGACCAGCCAGCGGAAAAGGCTAATTTAA
- the rapZ gene encoding RNase adapter RapZ produces MKLVIVSGLSGSGKSIALDTLEDCGYYCIDNLPVALLQNFIDHVMLEDNRETYKKTAIGIDARNQTEKLAAFPEILESIRHKGVDCQVVYMQAEEKIILKRYSETRRRHPLTTAQRPLREALNIEQDVLRPVAAHADVVIDTSYTHYHQLRDLLKNRLGEKGKNNLSILFQSFGFKYGIPLDADFVFDARSLPNPYWVQELRGLNGQDQPVIDFLRHETVVSEFLQDISGFIERWAPRFESDNRSYLTIAIGCTGGQHRSVFLVEELGKHFRGIIPNVIVRHREMR; encoded by the coding sequence ATGAAACTGGTCATCGTCAGCGGCCTATCGGGCTCGGGAAAAAGTATCGCTCTGGATACACTGGAAGATTGCGGTTATTACTGCATCGATAACTTGCCCGTGGCCTTGCTGCAGAATTTCATTGACCATGTCATGCTGGAGGATAACAGGGAAACCTATAAAAAAACCGCCATCGGCATTGATGCGCGCAATCAAACCGAAAAACTGGCGGCTTTTCCGGAGATCCTCGAATCCATTCGGCATAAAGGTGTTGACTGCCAGGTGGTCTATATGCAGGCCGAGGAAAAAATCATCCTCAAACGCTATAGTGAAACCCGGCGCCGGCATCCTTTGACCACGGCGCAAAGGCCTCTGCGCGAGGCGCTGAATATTGAGCAGGATGTGCTGCGTCCGGTCGCGGCCCATGCGGATGTCGTCATCGATACCAGCTATACCCACTACCATCAGCTGCGCGACTTGTTGAAGAACCGGCTGGGGGAAAAGGGTAAAAACAATTTATCGATTTTGTTTCAGTCGTTCGGTTTTAAATATGGCATTCCACTGGATGCTGATTTCGTATTCGATGCCCGCAGTTTGCCGAATCCCTATTGGGTGCAGGAATTACGCGGGCTCAATGGACAGGATCAGCCTGTCATCGACTTTTTGCGGCATGAAACCGTCGTCAGCGAGTTTTTGCAGGATATAAGCGGTTTCATAGAGCGCTGGGCGCCCCGATTCGAGTCGGATAACCGCAGTTATCTGACGATTGCGATAGGCTGCACGGGCGGGCAACACCGCTCGGTTTTTCTGGTGGAAGAACTCGGCAAACATTTTCGAGGCATCATTCCGAACGTGATTGTTCGGCATCGCGAGATGCGTTAA
- a CDS encoding glycosyltransferase — translation MKAKLATLFTVVFLVAVNVAIWSYINNPLHLPSWSSTMMGVTYNGTRKDFNPEKKNYPTPAQVQEDLELLADKVHSIRTYTSTEGMEVVPELAAQNRINLAMGAWIDLFDDDITEQDRQKFEEKNRREIQSLINLTNNYPKTILRTLVGNESLLRVRAKLAGPISEQIRAQYKGQLSEQEIKDKIEAEVKVKVAEKANQLIEYIREVKKNTWKPVSTSETWDIWAANPALVAEVDYIGVHILPYWEGVPVDLPEGAEGDAAVDYVFKRFYELQQLYPNKPIVITETGWPSDGPPRGAASASLINEAKFLRAFLNRATAENIIYYVIEAFDQPWKIELEGTAGAYWGLFNADRQPKFPMEGEVVANPMWRNFATGAALLSMILMAAFLFKRKSLKLPGKLLFGIVANLAASVLFWSASIAAAQYQTSFSVVFWSILLMMQAMAILVLLTESLELAEVLWHRKGRRTFQPLTPSPDFKYPKVSIHLPIHNEPPEMVRKTLNALAKVDYPNYEVLVMDNNTKDPAVWMPVQEDCDRLGAKFRFFHLDNWPGYKAGAINYALENTAEDAEIIAVIDSDYILSPDWLKCMVPYFDQENVGFVQSPQDYRDAHQSTFKDMCYWEYAGFFNIGMVQRNEYNAIIQHGTMTMVRKSAFEKVGPWGEWCICEDSELGLRLYEAGYDSVYCKESFGRGLMPDTFSGYMTQRFRWVYGAMQIIKKHWRHFLPNKKSALTPAQRYYFVAGWLPWFSDALALLFTGASLILTTMLVLNPLHSELPINAFLLPTIGLFAFKVGRGLWLYKARVACSTLQALGAALAGLSLTHTVARGTLQGLFTSGKPFMRTPKYEAQGPLIAGLLVIWQELLLLSLLIAGIVAMRMEPQFNNTSGHLWVAVLAVQAVPYMATFLTILISVAPNYLPGKKLAAEELDVDE, via the coding sequence ATGAAAGCAAAACTAGCTACTTTATTCACCGTGGTTTTTCTGGTGGCGGTCAACGTTGCCATCTGGTCCTACATCAACAACCCGCTGCATTTGCCGTCCTGGAGCAGTACGATGATGGGGGTGACGTATAACGGGACCCGCAAAGACTTTAATCCAGAAAAGAAAAACTATCCGACGCCCGCGCAAGTTCAAGAAGATTTGGAACTGTTGGCTGACAAAGTCCACTCGATCAGAACCTATACCTCTACCGAGGGCATGGAAGTCGTTCCCGAGCTTGCGGCGCAAAATCGCATCAATTTGGCGATGGGGGCCTGGATAGATTTATTTGACGACGACATTACCGAGCAAGACAGGCAAAAGTTCGAAGAAAAAAATCGCCGGGAAATCCAGAGCCTGATCAATCTGACCAATAATTACCCCAAGACCATCCTGCGTACATTGGTGGGCAACGAGTCCTTGCTCAGGGTGCGCGCCAAATTGGCCGGCCCCATTTCGGAACAGATTCGGGCGCAATACAAAGGCCAGCTGAGCGAGCAGGAAATCAAAGACAAGATCGAGGCCGAGGTCAAGGTCAAGGTCGCGGAAAAAGCCAATCAGTTGATTGAATATATCCGGGAAGTCAAAAAAAATACCTGGAAACCGGTCAGTACCTCGGAAACCTGGGATATCTGGGCCGCCAATCCGGCTTTGGTGGCTGAGGTCGATTATATCGGTGTGCACATCCTGCCCTATTGGGAGGGGGTGCCTGTCGATTTGCCCGAGGGGGCCGAGGGCGATGCCGCGGTAGACTATGTGTTCAAGCGTTTTTATGAATTGCAACAGCTCTACCCTAACAAACCTATCGTGATCACCGAGACAGGCTGGCCTTCAGACGGGCCGCCGCGAGGTGCGGCTAGCGCGTCGCTGATCAACGAAGCCAAGTTTTTACGGGCTTTCCTGAACCGGGCGACCGCGGAAAACATCATTTATTACGTGATCGAGGCCTTTGATCAGCCCTGGAAAATCGAGCTCGAGGGTACGGCCGGTGCTTACTGGGGTTTGTTCAATGCCGATCGCCAGCCCAAGTTTCCCATGGAGGGCGAAGTGGTCGCCAACCCGATGTGGCGCAACTTTGCCACCGGCGCGGCATTGCTGAGCATGATCTTGATGGCAGCGTTTTTATTCAAGCGCAAAAGCCTGAAACTGCCTGGCAAGTTGTTATTCGGCATCGTGGCCAATCTGGCGGCTTCGGTGTTGTTTTGGTCGGCCTCTATCGCGGCGGCCCAGTATCAGACCAGTTTTTCCGTGGTGTTCTGGAGCATTTTGCTGATGATGCAGGCCATGGCGATTTTGGTATTGCTGACCGAAAGCCTGGAGTTGGCGGAAGTATTGTGGCATCGAAAAGGCCGGCGCACCTTTCAGCCGCTAACCCCGTCGCCCGATTTCAAATATCCGAAAGTGTCCATTCATTTGCCGATTCATAACGAGCCGCCGGAAATGGTGCGCAAGACCTTGAATGCGCTGGCCAAGGTGGATTATCCAAACTACGAAGTGTTGGTGATGGATAACAACACCAAGGATCCTGCCGTCTGGATGCCGGTGCAAGAAGATTGCGATCGTTTGGGGGCGAAGTTCCGCTTTTTCCATCTGGATAATTGGCCGGGTTACAAGGCGGGCGCCATCAACTATGCCTTGGAAAATACCGCCGAAGACGCCGAAATCATTGCGGTCATCGACAGCGACTATATTCTGTCGCCGGATTGGCTGAAATGCATGGTGCCGTATTTCGATCAAGAAAATGTCGGCTTCGTGCAATCGCCGCAGGATTATCGCGATGCCCATCAAAGCACCTTCAAGGACATGTGCTATTGGGAATACGCCGGTTTCTTCAACATCGGCATGGTGCAGCGCAACGAATACAATGCCATCATTCAGCACGGCACGATGACGATGGTGCGCAAGTCGGCCTTCGAAAAAGTCGGGCCCTGGGGCGAATGGTGTATTTGCGAAGACAGTGAGCTGGGATTGCGCCTGTATGAAGCCGGTTACGATTCCGTTTATTGCAAGGAATCGTTCGGCCGCGGCTTGATGCCGGATACGTTCTCGGGCTACATGACGCAGCGTTTCCGCTGGGTTTATGGCGCGATGCAAATCATCAAAAAGCATTGGCGTCATTTCTTGCCGAACAAAAAGTCTGCGTTGACTCCGGCCCAGCGTTATTACTTTGTTGCCGGTTGGTTGCCCTGGTTTTCCGATGCGCTGGCCTTATTGTTCACGGGCGCCAGCTTGATACTGACCACGATGCTGGTATTGAATCCGCTGCACAGTGAATTGCCGATCAATGCCTTTTTATTGCCGACCATCGGCCTGTTTGCGTTCAAGGTGGGGCGTGGCTTGTGGCTTTATAAGGCGCGGGTGGCATGTTCGACCCTTCAAGCCTTGGGAGCGGCTTTGGCGGGTTTGTCCTTGACGCACACGGTGGCACGCGGGACCTTGCAAGGCCTGTTCACGTCCGGAAAGCCCTTCATGCGGACGCCGAAATACGAAGCGCAAGGTCCGTTGATTGCCGGTTTGCTGGTGATTTGGCAGGAGCTTTTGCTGCTGAGTTTGTTGATTGCGGGTATCGTCGCGATGCGTATGGAGCCGCAGTTCAATAATACTAGCGGTCATCTCTGGGTGGCGGTGTTGGCGGTGCAGGCAGTGCCGTATATGGCAACTTTCCTGACCATTCTGATCAGCGTGGCGCCTAATTATTTGCCGGGTAAAAAACTGGCGGCGGAAGAACTGGATGTCGACGAGTAA
- a CDS encoding phosphoribosylaminoimidazolesuccinocarboxamide synthase, with protein sequence MNAPAALYESSLPHLKLLGRGKVRDMYEIDDRHLLIVTTDRMSAFDVILPDPIPGKGRVLTRVSNFWFEKMRDIIPNHLADDLTLEQVVPDAELRRQIEGRAIIVKRLKPLPVEAIVRGYLIGSGWKDYQASGSVCGIQLPAGLQQAQQLPEPIYTPSSKAEVGVHDENISFADTAALMGQDLAEQVRDASLKLYTTAAEYARQRGIIIADTKFEFGLDDAGKLYLIDEALTPDSSRFWPVEQYQVGISPPSFDKQYLRDYLETLDWNKTAPGPKLPAEVAQKCAEKYREAEQKLTGN encoded by the coding sequence ATGAATGCTCCTGCCGCACTTTACGAATCCTCCCTGCCACATTTGAAACTGCTCGGGCGCGGCAAGGTCCGCGACATGTACGAGATCGACGATCGCCATTTACTGATCGTCACCACTGACCGTATGTCGGCTTTTGATGTGATTTTGCCAGACCCGATTCCGGGTAAGGGCCGTGTATTGACTCGGGTGTCCAACTTCTGGTTCGAAAAAATGCGGGATATTATCCCCAACCACTTGGCCGACGACCTGACGCTGGAACAAGTGGTGCCGGACGCCGAATTGCGGCGCCAGATCGAAGGCCGCGCCATCATCGTCAAACGCCTGAAACCGCTACCCGTTGAAGCCATCGTGCGGGGTTATCTGATCGGCTCGGGCTGGAAGGATTATCAAGCCAGCGGCTCTGTGTGCGGGATTCAACTACCGGCAGGCCTGCAACAGGCGCAACAACTACCGGAACCGATTTACACCCCTTCCAGCAAGGCCGAAGTCGGCGTACATGATGAGAACATCAGCTTTGCCGACACGGCGGCATTGATGGGGCAGGACCTTGCCGAGCAGGTGCGCGACGCCAGCTTGAAGCTGTATACCACCGCAGCCGAATATGCCCGCCAGCGCGGCATCATCATCGCCGATACCAAGTTTGAGTTTGGCTTGGACGATGCCGGCAAACTGTATTTGATAGATGAAGCCTTAACACCCGATTCCTCTCGTTTCTGGCCGGTCGAGCAGTATCAGGTCGGCATCAGTCCGCCCAGTTTTGACAAGCAATACCTGCGCGATTATCTGGAAACCCTGGATTGGAACAAAACGGCGCCCGGCCCGAAATTACCGGCCGAAGTGGCGCAAAAATGCGCGGAAAAATACCGGGAAGCCGAGCAAAAACTGACCGGCAATTAA
- a CDS encoding winged helix-turn-helix domain-containing protein: protein MRDVIGEAAGKIWHYLDQNGEASVTKITTETGLGKNEVQRAIGWLLKEDKLSVETSGRAETLSLK from the coding sequence ATGAGAGATGTAATTGGTGAAGCTGCCGGTAAAATCTGGCATTACCTGGATCAAAATGGTGAAGCCAGCGTCACTAAGATTACCACCGAGACTGGGCTGGGTAAAAATGAAGTCCAGCGTGCGATTGGGTGGTTGCTGAAAGAAGACAAGTTGAGCGTCGAAACGAGTGGTCGTGCCGAAACCTTGTCCTTGAAATAA
- the minC gene encoding septum site-determining protein MinC: protein MSTEAPSLQKVVLEFKSTSLTVPVLLLNSNDVEQIQQQLLEKVAQAPDFFRNSPLLIDLQKLNNQNLDINVPALIALVRKQAFMPIGIRGGTEKQNQDTLALNLPVLSMHGVNSAMPEKPAPKTLPVPDAEEIKQSEPLVENKLITQPVRSGQRVYAKGDLIVTATVSAGAEIMAEGNIHVYGTLRGRALAGVLGNVESRIFCSDLQAELISIAGIYQLSDDLSPETAHKPVQISLDNQTLIIKDI, encoded by the coding sequence ATGTCAACCGAGGCCCCTTCCTTGCAAAAAGTCGTTCTAGAGTTTAAAAGCACGTCATTGACTGTGCCGGTGCTATTGTTGAACAGTAATGATGTCGAGCAAATTCAGCAACAGCTGCTCGAGAAAGTCGCGCAAGCGCCGGATTTCTTCAGGAATTCGCCGTTGCTGATCGATTTGCAGAAGCTCAACAACCAAAACCTGGATATCAATGTTCCTGCCTTGATTGCGCTGGTGCGTAAGCAAGCATTCATGCCGATCGGAATTCGTGGCGGAACGGAAAAACAGAATCAAGACACTTTGGCGCTGAATCTTCCGGTTCTTTCCATGCATGGCGTCAATAGCGCGATGCCTGAAAAACCGGCACCCAAAACATTGCCAGTGCCTGATGCGGAAGAAATAAAGCAATCAGAGCCCCTCGTCGAAAACAAATTGATTACGCAACCCGTTCGTTCCGGGCAACGCGTTTATGCCAAAGGCGATTTGATCGTAACGGCTACCGTCAGCGCAGGCGCTGAAATCATGGCCGAAGGCAACATACATGTTTATGGCACGTTGCGGGGACGGGCGTTGGCCGGAGTTTTGGGCAATGTCGAGAGCCGGATTTTTTGTTCTGACCTGCAGGCTGAGTTGATTTCAATTGCAGGCATTTATCAACTCAGCGATGATTTAAGCCCGGAAACAGCGCATAAGCCAGTCCAAATCAGTTTGGATAATCAAACACTTATTATTAAAGATATTTAA
- the minE gene encoding cell division topological specificity factor MinE: MSLLDYFRSSKPSSASLAKERLQILVAHERASRNQPSYLPQLQQELLAVIQKYVNVGQDAITVNFEQDGNQETLELNIVLPEDR, translated from the coding sequence ATGAGTCTCTTGGATTATTTCAGGTCATCGAAACCCAGTTCCGCCTCGTTGGCGAAGGAACGGTTGCAGATTCTGGTGGCGCACGAACGCGCGTCGCGAAACCAACCGTCCTATCTTCCGCAGTTACAGCAAGAGCTCTTGGCAGTCATTCAAAAATACGTTAACGTGGGCCAAGATGCCATTACGGTCAATTTTGAACAAGATGGTAATCAGGAAACACTTGAATTGAACATTGTGTTGCCAGAAGACCGGTAA
- the mgtE gene encoding magnesium transporter → MTSTLQQENSKQLVDRAIEVLAKGSQVAVRDFVRSLYPAETAHVLESLGPEQRTKIWSVIPPSVMGTILVEVNVDVGSFLLKITDRKDLIAASENLGSDKMVDLLHVLPEPLLSQVIETIGTNNRAQFEQSLRYDEHTAGGMMSQELLTVRGDVTLDVAARYLRLRGKIPATIDSLIVVDRKEQFQGLLPLSQFLSHDPHKKVAEVMDAKATTISYRMPTRDVAVLFEQRKLLSVPVLADDGKVIGLITVDDVVPVIRAEAEHSLMGMAGLTEEHDMFAPVMTSAKRRAVWLGINLLTAFLAAWVIDLFEDAIQQIVALAVLMPIVASMGGIAGSQTLTLVIRGLALRQVSAGNTVSLFFKEISVGLVNGLIWSVVVASVAAFWFHDVHLGFLLGAAMMINLVCAALSGVAIPVALDRMGIDPALAGGVLLTTVTDVVGFMAFLGLATLFLL, encoded by the coding sequence ATGACGTCAACTTTACAACAAGAAAACAGTAAGCAACTCGTCGACAGGGCAATCGAAGTGCTGGCTAAAGGTTCTCAAGTCGCGGTTAGAGATTTCGTGCGCTCGCTCTATCCCGCCGAGACCGCGCATGTCCTGGAATCCTTGGGGCCGGAGCAGCGGACCAAGATTTGGTCGGTGATTCCGCCCAGCGTAATGGGTACGATATTGGTCGAAGTCAACGTCGATGTGGGCAGTTTTCTGTTGAAAATCACCGACAGAAAGGACCTCATCGCGGCGAGCGAGAATTTGGGTTCGGATAAAATGGTCGACTTATTGCATGTGTTACCCGAACCCTTATTGTCGCAAGTGATTGAGACGATCGGTACGAATAATCGCGCCCAATTCGAGCAATCGTTACGTTATGACGAACATACGGCCGGCGGCATGATGTCGCAAGAGTTATTGACAGTGCGGGGCGATGTGACCCTGGATGTGGCCGCGCGCTACCTCAGGCTGCGGGGCAAAATTCCAGCCACGATCGATAGCTTGATCGTCGTCGATCGTAAAGAGCAATTTCAAGGCCTATTACCGCTCAGCCAGTTTTTGTCTCACGATCCGCACAAGAAAGTGGCGGAAGTGATGGATGCCAAGGCTACAACCATTTCCTACCGCATGCCTACTCGCGATGTGGCGGTGTTGTTCGAACAGCGTAAATTACTGTCGGTACCTGTATTGGCGGACGATGGAAAAGTGATCGGTCTCATTACGGTAGATGACGTGGTGCCCGTCATCCGAGCCGAGGCCGAGCATTCCCTGATGGGAATGGCTGGTTTGACCGAAGAACACGATATGTTTGCGCCGGTCATGACGAGCGCCAAACGGCGCGCCGTTTGGTTGGGCATCAATTTGTTGACGGCGTTTCTGGCCGCCTGGGTCATCGACTTGTTTGAAGATGCGATTCAGCAAATCGTGGCGCTGGCCGTGTTGATGCCTATCGTCGCCAGCATGGGAGGGATAGCTGGTAGTCAAACCCTGACCCTGGTGATACGGGGCTTGGCATTGCGGCAAGTTTCGGCCGGCAACACGGTGAGTCTGTTTTTCAAGGAAATTTCCGTAGGCCTGGTGAATGGTTTGATATGGTCGGTGGTCGTGGCCAGTGTCGCGGCGTTCTGGTTTCACGACGTGCATTTGGGCTTTTTACTAGGTGCCGCGATGATGATCAATTTGGTCTGCGCCGCCCTTTCGGGCGTGGCTATTCCGGTCGCCTTGGATCGCATGGGGATAGACCCTGCATTGGCGGGCGGGGTGCTGCTGACGACGGTGACCGATGTGGTCGGCTTCATGGCGTTTTTGGGCTTGGCAACCCTGTTCCTGCTCTAA
- the hpf gene encoding ribosome hibernation-promoting factor, HPF/YfiA family — MQVSITGHHVEVTEALKAYVEEKISKIKRHFDNVVDVHVILTVEKLQQKAEAAVQISGAKLYAEDTQEDMYAAIDFMVDKLDRQIVKHKEKIQNHR; from the coding sequence ATGCAAGTCAGTATCACAGGTCATCACGTAGAAGTCACCGAGGCATTGAAGGCCTATGTCGAGGAAAAAATCAGCAAAATCAAACGTCATTTCGACAATGTGGTGGATGTTCACGTCATTTTGACTGTTGAAAAGCTGCAGCAAAAAGCCGAAGCGGCCGTGCAAATCAGCGGCGCCAAGCTTTATGCAGAAGACACCCAGGAAGATATGTATGCGGCGATCGATTTCATGGTCGACAAGCTTGACAGGCAAATCGTCAAGCATAAAGAAAAAATCCAAAACCATCGTTAA